In a single window of the Drosophila subpulchrella strain 33 F10 #4 breed RU33 chromosome X, RU_Dsub_v1.1 Primary Assembly, whole genome shotgun sequence genome:
- the LOC119557078 gene encoding odorant receptor 9a, translated as MSDKVPEKKQDQKQDRSLRVQILVYRCMGIDLWSPTTANDRTWLTFVTMGPLFLFMLPMFLAAHEYITQVSLLSDTLGSTFASMLTLVKFLLFCYHRKQFVGLVYHIRGILDREIRVWPDAREIVDVENDSDQMLSLTYTRCFGLAGIFAAIKPFVGIVVSLIRGDEIHLELPHNGVYPYDLQVVVWYVPTYLWNVMASYSAVTMALCVDSLLFFFTYNVCAIFKIAKHRMIHLPAVGGKEEVEGLVQVLLLHQKGLQIADHIADKYRPLIFLQFFLSALQICFIGFQVADLFPNPQSLYFIAFVGSLLIALFIYSRCGENIKSASLDFGNGLYESNWTDFSPPTKRALLIAAMRAQRPCQMKGYFFEASMATFSAIVRSAVSYIMMLRSFNA; from the exons ATGAGCGACAAGGTCCCGGAAAAGAAACAGGACCAGAAACAGGACCGATCCCTGAGGGTCCAAATCCTCGTTTACCGCTGCATGGGCATCGACCTCTGGAGTCCCACAACCGCCAACGACCGCACATGGCTCACCTTTGTGACCATGGGCCCGCTCTTTCTCTTCATGCTGCCCATGTTCCTTGCCGCCCACGAGTACATCACCCAGGTGAGCCTGCTCTCCGACACCCTCGGCTCCACCTTCGCCAGCATGCTCACCCTGGTCAAGTTCCTGCTCTTCTGCTACCACCGCAAGCAGTTCGTCGGGCTGGTCTACCACATCAGGGGCATTCTCGACAGGG AAATCCGTGTTTGGCCAGATGCTCGGGAAATCGTGGACGTGGAGAACGACAGCGACCAGATGCTCAGCCTGACGTACACCCGCTGCTTTGGACTGGCGGGTATCTTTGCGGCCATCAAGCCCTTCGTGGGCATCGTGGTGTCCCTGATTCGCGGCGACGAGATTCACCTGGAGCTGCCCCACAACGGGGTGTACCCATATGATCTCCAGGTGGTCGTGTGGTATGTGCCCACCTATCTATGGAACGTAATGGCCAGCTACAGTGCT GTGACCATGGCGCTCTGCGTGGACTCGTTGCTTTTCTTCTTCACCTACAACGTGTGTGCCATCTTCAAGATAGCCAAGCACCGGATGATCCACCTGCCGGCGGTGGGCGGCAAGGAGGAGGTGGAGGGCCTGGTCCAGGTGCTCCTGCTGCACCAGAAGGGTCTCCAGATCGCCGACCACATCGCCGACAAGTACCGTCCGCTCATCTTTCTGCAGTTCTTCCTGTCGGCCCTGCAGATCTGCTTCATTGGATTCCAGGTGGCGGACCTGTTCCCGAATCCCCAGAGCCTCTACTTCATCGCCTTTGTGGGCTCGCTGCTCATCGCCCTGTTCATCTACTCGAGGTGCGGGGAGAATATCAAGAGTGCCAGCCTGGACTTTGGCAATGGGCTGTACGAGAGCAACTGGACCGACTTCTCGCCGCCCACCAAGCGAGCCCTCCTCATCGCCGCCATGCGCGCCCAGCGACCTTGTCAGATGAAGGGCTACTTCTTCGAGGCCAGCATGGCCACCTTCTCGGCG ATTGTCCGCTCCGCTGTGTCGTACATTATGATGCTGCGCTCCTTTAATGCTTAA
- the LOC119556811 gene encoding ATP synthase membrane subunit DAPIT, mitochondrial, which yields MAAEGEKLTGLSKIFNGSTMSGRANVAKATYAVMGLLIAYQVLKPKKK from the exons ATGGCTGCCGAAGGCGAGAAACTGACCGGTCTGTCGAAGATCTTCAATGGCTCAACCATGAGCGGCCGTGCTAAC GTGGCCAAGGCCACGTACGCCGTGATGGGCCTGCTGATCGCCTACCAGGTGCTGAAGCCCAAGAAGAAGTAG